A window from Enterocloster bolteae encodes these proteins:
- a CDS encoding AbrB/MazE/SpoVT family DNA-binding domain-containing protein has protein sequence MLANTFVDNAKVMAKGQVTIPKDIREVLGVASGDRITFIVEGNTVRIVNSAVYAMQVLQKEMAGEAERSGLTSDDDVMAFVEELRNEDENA, from the coding sequence ATGTTAGCAAATACGTTTGTAGACAATGCAAAAGTCATGGCAAAGGGGCAGGTCACAATTCCCAAAGATATTCGGGAAGTACTCGGCGTGGCAAGCGGTGATCGCATTACGTTTATCGTTGAGGGAAACACCGTCCGCATAGTTAATTCTGCTGTCTACGCTATGCAGGTGCTTCAAAAGGAGATGGCCGGAGAAGCAGAACGCTCTGGCTTAACCTCCGATGATGATGTCATGGCGTTTGTGGAAGAATTGAGAAATGAGGACGAGAACGCATGA
- a CDS encoding putative toxin-antitoxin system toxin component, PIN family, giving the protein MRVLIDTNVLISAALSANGIPFQAYVKAASYPNHGLICEQNVDEMKRIFNKKFPNRLASLDKFLSVALLTLELVPIPTEKDSSEIQIRDRNDRPILRAAIEAKADVLLTGDKDFLESGVKNPMIMTPADFLQY; this is encoded by the coding sequence ATGAGGGTTTTGATTGATACCAATGTTCTGATTTCTGCCGCTTTAAGCGCAAACGGCATCCCCTTTCAGGCGTATGTAAAAGCGGCGTCCTATCCCAATCACGGGCTGATCTGTGAGCAGAACGTGGACGAAATGAAGCGGATATTTAACAAGAAATTTCCGAATCGGCTTGCGTCACTGGATAAATTTCTTTCCGTTGCACTCCTGACTTTGGAACTGGTTCCGATTCCAACAGAGAAAGATAGTTCAGAGATACAGATCCGTGATAGGAATGATCGTCCAATTCTTCGGGCAGCCATAGAAGCAAAGGCCGATGTTTTACTGACCGGCGATAAAGATTTTTTGGAATCTGGCGTGAAAAATCCGATGATTATGACACCGGCTGATTTTCTCCAATACTGA
- a CDS encoding DUF5720 family protein — MRNRLTVAKTQEPLMLGHDLFGPERYSPHTHHRVAVNLLASNSPIGCPRELYRFFLSDE; from the coding sequence ATCCGTAACCGGCTTACCGTTGCTAAAACGCAGGAGCCGCTCATGCTGGGGCATGACCTGTTCGGGCCGGAACGATACTCTCCCCATACTCACCACAGGGTCGCAGTGAACCTCCTAGCCTCTAACAGCCCGATTGGATGCCCCAGAGAGCTTTACCGCTTCTTCCTCTCGGACGAGTAG
- a CDS encoding Na+/H+ antiporter NhaC family protein — protein sequence MLPVGLVIVMGTGTSFGTVPVLAVLYVPLCSERGFGLGATTLLVAAAATIGDTSFHVSDITLAPTSGLNVDGQHDYIWDTCVIPLIALDIPMFILACLCPLFF from the coding sequence ATGCTACCGGTGGGCCTGGTTATCGTTATGGGTACCGGAACTTCTTTCGGTACGGTACCGGTTTTGGCTGTGCTATATGTACCTCTGTGTTCCGAGCGGGGCTTTGGCTTGGGCGCAACTACCCTTCTGGTTGCAGCAGCAGCCACCATTGGCGACACTAGTTTCCACGTGTCCGACATTACTCTGGCACCCACGTCTGGACTGAATGTCGATGGACAGCACGACTATATATGGGATACCTGCGTGATTCCCCTCATTGCATTAGATATCCCCATGTTTATTCTGGCCTGCCTGTGCCCATTGTTCTTCTAA
- a CDS encoding AraC family transcriptional regulator translates to MHYLDYNEKKQHGTMDFPIEYYHVDEHHPRYNMPFHCHKELEIIRILEGILFLKLDDEEFEAKAGDIIFINEGVIHGGLPHNCIYECIVFDIQRLLMHTDTCRFYIRLITKHQIIVQNHFTKNNHSLHRIINHLFISMQHSEPGSELITMGTLFELFGIIYQKKLYQDKIDATKSSRKMMQLKPVLEYIDSNYGQTITLNELSRIAGMSPKYFCSYFHSIIHRTPIDYLNYYRIERACSELSTSDLTLTEVAYRCGFSDVCYFIKTFKRYKGITPHRYCMNIG, encoded by the coding sequence ATGCACTATTTGGACTATAATGAAAAAAAGCAACATGGGACTATGGATTTTCCTATCGAATATTACCATGTAGATGAGCATCATCCCCGTTATAACATGCCATTCCACTGTCATAAAGAGTTGGAAATCATCCGGATTTTGGAGGGAATCCTCTTTTTAAAGTTAGATGATGAAGAATTTGAAGCTAAAGCTGGGGATATTATTTTTATTAATGAGGGGGTTATTCATGGCGGTTTACCTCATAATTGCATTTATGAATGTATTGTGTTCGATATCCAGCGTCTCCTCATGCACACAGATACCTGTCGGTTTTATATCCGCCTTATTACAAAGCATCAGATTATCGTACAGAATCATTTTACAAAAAACAACCATTCCTTACATCGAATTATCAACCATCTTTTCATATCCATGCAGCATAGTGAGCCTGGAAGCGAACTGATAACCATGGGCACTTTATTTGAACTCTTCGGAATCATCTACCAGAAAAAGCTTTATCAGGATAAGATTGATGCTACAAAATCTTCCAGAAAGATGATGCAGCTCAAACCTGTGTTGGAATACATAGATAGTAATTACGGGCAGACCATTACACTGAATGAATTGTCCAGAATTGCCGGAATGTCTCCCAAGTATTTCTGCAGCTATTTTCATTCTATCATTCACAGAACCCCCATTGATTACTTGAACTACTATCGTATTGAGCGCGCCTGTAGCGAATTAAGTACCTCTGATTTAACTTTGACAGAAGTAGCCTATAGATGTGGTTTTAGCGATGTATGTTATTTTATCAAAACATTTAAACGGTATAAAGGAATTACGCCACACCGGTATTGCATGAATATTGGATAG
- a CDS encoding L-fucose isomerase gives MAASRLVGSYPVIGIRPTIDGRQGYMKVRESLEEQTMNMAKSAAALFRENLFYSNGEPVNVVIADSTIGRVGESAACADKFRRAGVDITLTVTPCWCYGAETMDMDPHTIKGVWGFNGTERPGAVYLASVLATHAQKGLPAFGIYGHDVQDADDTSIPEDVKEKLLRFGRAAVAAATMRGKSYLQIGSICMGIGGSIIDPAFIEEYLGMRVESVDEVELIRRMSEEIYDKKEFEKALAWTKANCKEGFDKNPPEVQKTREQKDRDWEFVVKMMCIIKDLMNGNPNLPEGREEERIGHNAIAAGFQGQRQWTDFYPNGDFAESMLNSSFDWNGAREPYILATENDTLNGLGMLFMKLLTNRAQIFADVRTYWSPEAVKKASGYDLEGVAKEAGGFLHLINSGAACLDATGKALDEDGQPVMKPWYEVTADDQKAMLEATTWNEADFGYFRGGGYSSRYVTEAQMPCTMIRLNLVKGLGPMLQIAEGWTVKLPDDVTDILWKRTDYTWPCTWFAPRVTGRGAFASAYDVMNNWGANHGAISYGHIGADLITLCSILRIPVSMHNVPEEKIFRPAAWNAFGMDKEGQDFRACAAYGPLYK, from the coding sequence ATGGCAGCAAGCAGATTGGTTGGGTCTTATCCGGTTATCGGCATTAGACCCACAATAGACGGAAGACAGGGATATATGAAAGTAAGGGAATCTCTGGAAGAACAAACCATGAACATGGCCAAAAGTGCGGCGGCCCTGTTTAGGGAAAATCTTTTTTACAGTAATGGAGAACCGGTAAACGTAGTGATTGCGGATTCCACCATTGGACGGGTGGGGGAAAGCGCGGCCTGCGCGGATAAATTCCGCAGAGCCGGAGTGGATATTACACTGACTGTGACCCCATGCTGGTGTTACGGTGCAGAGACCATGGACATGGATCCGCATACAATCAAGGGCGTGTGGGGATTTAACGGAACGGAGAGACCCGGTGCCGTATATCTCGCCTCTGTACTGGCTACCCATGCGCAGAAGGGGCTTCCGGCTTTTGGTATCTATGGACATGATGTTCAGGATGCTGATGATACAAGTATACCTGAGGATGTAAAAGAAAAACTTCTCCGTTTTGGACGCGCCGCAGTGGCTGCCGCTACCATGAGGGGAAAGTCATATCTCCAGATAGGTTCTATCTGCATGGGAATTGGAGGTTCCATCATAGACCCGGCATTTATTGAGGAATATCTCGGGATGCGGGTGGAATCCGTAGACGAAGTGGAACTGATCCGCCGTATGAGTGAGGAAATATACGATAAAAAAGAGTTTGAAAAGGCCCTTGCATGGACAAAGGCAAACTGTAAGGAAGGCTTTGACAAGAACCCTCCCGAAGTTCAGAAGACCCGGGAACAGAAGGATAGGGATTGGGAATTCGTAGTTAAGATGATGTGCATCATCAAGGATTTGATGAATGGGAATCCCAATCTGCCAGAGGGGCGGGAGGAAGAGCGGATCGGACACAATGCCATTGCCGCAGGCTTCCAGGGACAGAGACAGTGGACAGATTTTTATCCCAATGGTGACTTCGCTGAGTCCATGCTGAATTCCTCCTTTGACTGGAACGGCGCAAGGGAGCCATACATACTGGCTACTGAAAATGACACATTAAATGGGCTGGGTATGCTGTTTATGAAGCTGCTCACCAACAGGGCACAGATTTTCGCGGATGTGCGTACGTACTGGAGCCCGGAGGCTGTTAAGAAGGCGTCCGGATATGATTTGGAAGGGGTCGCAAAGGAAGCAGGCGGTTTCCTGCATCTGATCAATTCCGGAGCGGCCTGTTTGGATGCCACGGGTAAAGCCCTGGATGAAGACGGACAGCCGGTCATGAAGCCATGGTATGAGGTGACGGCGGACGATCAGAAGGCAATGTTGGAAGCAACCACATGGAATGAGGCTGATTTTGGGTATTTCAGAGGCGGCGGCTATTCTTCCAGATATGTTACAGAAGCCCAGATGCCATGTACGATGATCCGCTTAAACCTGGTAAAGGGACTGGGGCCTATGCTGCAGATTGCAGAAGGCTGGACCGTGAAATTGCCGGACGATGTAACCGACATCTTATGGAAAAGAACGGACTACACATGGCCGTGCACCTGGTTTGCGCCCAGGGTGACAGGCCGGGGAGCATTTGCCTCCGCGTATGACGTGATGAATAACTGGGGAGCTAACCACGGTGCAATCAGCTATGGACATATTGGGGCGGACCTTATTACACTCTGCTCAATCTTAAGGATTCCTGTCAGCATGCACAATGTGCCCGAGGAAAAAATATTCCGTCCTGCAGCCTGGAACGCATTTGGAATGGACAAAGAGGGACAGGATTTCCGTGCCTGTGCGGCTTATGGGCCTTTATATAAGTAA
- a CDS encoding rhamnulokinase, whose product MSHKNVLAVDFGASSGRVMLGNFDGNRLSIQEIHRFPNDPVILNGTMYWDFLRLFYEVKQGLMKAKKYGKIDSIGVDTWGVDFGLIDKEGNLLENPVHYRDARTAGMLEKSFGKMDKDRFYQITGSQFMEINTVFQLLALLEKRPGLLEGTSRLLLMPDLFNYYLCGAQVSEYSIASTTQMLDARTKMWSKEVLESLGIPERILGGIVPCGTRLGFIKNGICQELGIEPMEVIAVAGHDTQSALAAVPARDKDFIFISCGTWSLFGTELDEPVINGVSERLNITNEGGCQGKISFLKNIIGLWLIQESRRQWIREGKEYSFGHLEQMAADAKPFKALIDPDAPEFVPAGNIPERIRSYCRKSGQKVPENEAELVRCIDESLALKYRMTLEEIKMCTGREYPAIHMVGGGTQSGLLCQMTANACHCPVIAGPVEATVLGNAAMQLLATGELRDLDQVRSVVGASAKVSIYEPKDTDQWEQVYGQYKKMLE is encoded by the coding sequence ATGAGCCATAAAAATGTACTGGCAGTGGATTTCGGTGCTTCCAGTGGAAGGGTAATGCTGGGAAACTTTGATGGGAACCGGTTATCTATACAGGAAATCCATCGTTTCCCCAATGATCCGGTTATATTAAACGGAACCATGTACTGGGATTTCCTGCGGCTGTTTTATGAAGTGAAGCAGGGACTGATGAAAGCAAAGAAGTATGGAAAGATTGACAGCATTGGCGTGGATACCTGGGGCGTGGATTTCGGCCTGATTGACAAGGAGGGAAATCTTTTAGAAAATCCGGTGCACTACCGGGATGCGCGGACCGCAGGGATGCTTGAAAAGAGTTTTGGAAAGATGGATAAGGACCGCTTTTATCAGATTACGGGCAGTCAATTTATGGAGATTAACACGGTATTCCAGCTTTTGGCTCTGCTGGAAAAGCGACCCGGACTTCTGGAGGGAACTTCCAGACTTCTGTTGATGCCGGACTTATTTAATTATTATCTATGTGGGGCGCAGGTCAGTGAGTACTCCATCGCGTCCACCACGCAGATGCTGGATGCCCGTACTAAAATGTGGTCAAAGGAAGTGTTGGAGAGCCTAGGTATCCCAGAACGGATTCTGGGCGGTATCGTTCCATGTGGAACGAGACTTGGTTTCATAAAAAACGGGATTTGCCAGGAGCTAGGAATTGAGCCTATGGAAGTGATTGCTGTGGCAGGACACGATACGCAGAGTGCCCTTGCGGCTGTTCCTGCCAGGGATAAGGATTTCATCTTCATCAGCTGCGGAACATGGTCGCTGTTTGGCACAGAACTGGACGAACCTGTTATCAACGGGGTGTCAGAACGGCTGAATATCACAAATGAAGGCGGGTGCCAGGGAAAGATTTCCTTCCTCAAGAATATTATCGGGTTGTGGCTGATCCAGGAAAGCAGGAGACAGTGGATTCGTGAGGGAAAGGAATACAGTTTCGGACATCTGGAGCAAATGGCGGCAGATGCAAAGCCGTTTAAAGCCCTGATTGACCCGGATGCACCAGAGTTTGTTCCGGCTGGAAATATTCCTGAAAGAATCCGGAGTTACTGCCGTAAAAGCGGGCAGAAGGTACCAGAGAATGAGGCGGAGCTTGTGAGATGCATTGATGAGAGCTTGGCACTTAAGTACCGCATGACATTGGAAGAAATTAAGATGTGTACCGGAAGAGAGTACCCGGCTATCCATATGGTGGGTGGTGGAACACAGAGCGGACTTCTCTGCCAGATGACGGCCAATGCGTGTCATTGTCCGGTAATTGCCGGACCGGTGGAGGCTACCGTACTGGGTAACGCGGCTATGCAGCTGCTTGCGACAGGAGAACTTAGGGATCTGGATCAGGTGAGAAGTGTCGTAGGGGCTTCAGCCAAGGTAAGTATCTATGAGCCGAAAGATACAGATCAATGGGAGCAGGTATACGGACAATATAAAAAAATGCTGGAATGA
- a CDS encoding class II aldolase/adducin family protein has protein sequence MELSYMELREQICDVCHKMWQLGWVAANDGNVSARLDDGTFLATPTGMSKSFITPEKLVRINGKGEVLEGLPGYRPSSEIKMHLRCYKEREDVNSVLHAHPPVATGYAVANVPLDEYSMIETVIALGSIPVTPYGTPSTYEVPDNIAPYLGEHDAMLLQNHGALTVGADVITAYYRMETLELFAKISLNARMLGGAQEISRENIDRLISMRKGYGVTGRHPGYKKYSKQEENRC, from the coding sequence ATGGAATTAAGCTATATGGAACTAAGGGAACAGATTTGCGATGTGTGCCATAAAATGTGGCAGCTTGGCTGGGTGGCAGCCAATGACGGCAACGTGTCCGCCAGGCTGGATGACGGAACATTTCTTGCCACTCCCACCGGAATGAGCAAAAGCTTCATCACACCGGAAAAGCTGGTTCGTATCAATGGGAAAGGCGAGGTGTTGGAAGGCCTTCCCGGATACAGGCCCTCTTCAGAGATTAAGATGCATCTCCGCTGCTATAAAGAGCGTGAGGATGTAAATTCCGTGCTTCACGCCCACCCGCCTGTAGCCACCGGATACGCGGTAGCCAATGTGCCGTTGGACGAGTACTCTATGATTGAGACGGTAATTGCTCTGGGTTCGATTCCGGTAACGCCTTACGGAACCCCCTCCACTTACGAAGTACCGGATAACATAGCGCCTTATCTGGGGGAACATGACGCAATGCTCCTTCAGAATCATGGGGCTTTGACCGTGGGGGCTGATGTGATTACCGCTTATTACCGCATGGAAACACTGGAACTCTTTGCAAAAATCAGCCTTAACGCCAGAATGCTGGGAGGTGCACAGGAAATATCCAGGGAAAATATTGACCGCCTTATCTCAATGAGGAAAGGATATGGGGTAACTGGCAGGCACCCCGGTTATAAAAAATACAGTAAACAGGAGGAAAACAGATGCTAA
- a CDS encoding RbsD/FucU family protein: protein MLRGIPHILSPELLKILCEMGHSDRIVIADGNFPAESMGRDAHVIHMEGHGVPEILEAILSLFPLDTYVEHPVCLMSVTDGDTVETPIWDQYMTLVEACDSRGRSAIGHIERFAFYEEAKKAYAIIATSEKALYANIMLQKGVVTDQGL from the coding sequence ATGCTAAGAGGAATACCCCATATATTATCTCCTGAACTGTTAAAGATATTATGTGAAATGGGTCACAGCGACCGGATTGTGATTGCCGATGGGAATTTCCCGGCAGAGTCCATGGGCAGGGATGCCCATGTCATACATATGGAAGGCCACGGCGTGCCGGAGATACTGGAAGCAATCCTCTCGCTTTTTCCACTGGACACCTACGTAGAACACCCTGTCTGCCTGATGTCGGTAACGGACGGGGATACGGTTGAAACACCCATCTGGGATCAATACATGACATTGGTGGAAGCGTGTGACAGCAGGGGCAGAAGTGCCATTGGCCATATAGAGCGGTTCGCGTTCTACGAGGAGGCAAAGAAAGCTTATGCAATTATCGCCACCAGCGAGAAAGCGCTTTATGCCAATATCATGCTGCAAAAAGGGGTAGTTACCGACCAGGGCCTGTAA
- a CDS encoding sugar ABC transporter ATP-binding protein → MGEVILTMKDIDKSFVGVHALKNACLELKKGEVHALMGENGAGKSTLMKILTGIYSKDSGTIVYEGRQVEFKSPREAQDAGIVIVHQELNMMNHLTVAQNIFIGKEKMNGKLINDRRMVEEAEKLFGLLNIRIDPRETMGRLTVGRQQMCEIAKAISTDAKIIVFDEPTAALTDSEISELFKIIRDLRAKDIGIVYISHRMDEINQITDRVTVMRDGEYVGTLITRDSTKDDIIQMMVGRTVYEEPKSFSNVKPSAPVVLKVEHLNVGKTVKDVSFELRKGEILGFSGLMGAGRTETARAIFGADRRDSGDIYVNGKRVDIKNPQDAVDAGIGYLSEDRKRYGVIIEKTVAENTTMASLKAFCKGLFIDKNAEKETAEQYVEALKTKTPSVEQQVRNLSGGNQQKVVIAKWLTRNCDILIFDEPTRGIDVGAKSEIYTLMNNLVKQGKSIIMISSELTEVLRMSDRILIMCEGRKTGEISIEEATQEKIMHAATLRD, encoded by the coding sequence GTGGGAGAAGTAATTCTGACCATGAAAGACATTGATAAGTCCTTTGTCGGGGTACATGCGTTAAAAAATGCCTGTCTGGAACTTAAAAAGGGCGAGGTCCATGCACTGATGGGTGAGAATGGCGCCGGAAAATCCACCCTCATGAAGATATTGACAGGAATCTACAGCAAGGACAGCGGTACCATTGTGTATGAGGGGCGCCAGGTGGAATTTAAAAGTCCCAGGGAAGCGCAGGACGCCGGCATTGTGATCGTGCATCAGGAATTGAACATGATGAACCACTTAACGGTGGCCCAGAATATCTTTATCGGCAAAGAAAAAATGAACGGAAAGCTGATTAATGACCGCAGGATGGTGGAAGAGGCAGAAAAGCTGTTCGGATTACTGAATATCAGGATTGACCCAAGGGAAACAATGGGGAGGCTGACGGTGGGGCGCCAGCAGATGTGTGAGATAGCAAAGGCAATCTCTACAGATGCCAAGATAATCGTATTTGATGAACCGACTGCCGCGCTGACAGATTCAGAAATCAGCGAGCTGTTCAAAATCATACGTGATCTGAGGGCCAAGGATATCGGAATTGTATACATTTCCCACCGCATGGATGAGATTAACCAGATTACTGACAGGGTAACGGTCATGAGGGACGGGGAATATGTGGGTACGCTCATAACCAGGGATTCCACGAAAGACGACATCATCCAGATGATGGTGGGACGCACGGTGTATGAGGAGCCTAAGAGTTTCAGCAATGTAAAGCCGTCTGCCCCGGTGGTGCTGAAGGTTGAACACCTGAATGTTGGGAAAACAGTAAAAGATGTAAGCTTTGAACTTCGCAAAGGAGAAATCCTGGGTTTTTCAGGACTCATGGGAGCCGGAAGGACGGAGACAGCCAGGGCTATCTTTGGTGCTGACAGGAGAGACAGCGGTGATATTTATGTGAATGGAAAACGGGTGGATATCAAGAACCCACAGGACGCGGTTGACGCCGGGATTGGATATCTGTCGGAGGACCGCAAGCGCTATGGTGTGATCATTGAGAAAACGGTAGCCGAGAATACGACAATGGCTTCCCTGAAAGCATTCTGCAAAGGCCTGTTTATTGATAAGAATGCGGAAAAAGAAACCGCGGAACAATATGTGGAGGCATTAAAGACAAAGACACCATCCGTGGAACAGCAGGTGCGCAACCTGTCGGGAGGTAACCAACAGAAAGTGGTCATTGCAAAATGGCTTACCAGGAACTGCGACATCCTGATATTTGACGAACCCACAAGGGGAATCGATGTAGGAGCAAAAAGCGAGATTTATACATTGATGAATAATCTTGTAAAGCAGGGGAAGTCCATTATCATGATATCCTCTGAACTGACGGAAGTGCTGCGAATGAGCGACCGTATCCTGATTATGTGTGAGGGCCGTAAAACAGGAGAAATCAGCATAGAAGAAGCTACCCAGGAAAAAATCATGCATGCCGCTACACTGAGAGATTAA
- a CDS encoding ABC transporter permease, which translates to MSNNGNQVKKEPNGLFKAIGTQKLVAVIALIVLFMFFWIFGDNFAKYSTLVSIFDSSYYIGFMAIGVTFVIITGGIDLSIGTVCICCSLISGTLYTKLGLPMPLCVILAILMGGLFGLANGLMVSVMRLPAFIATLGTMMITRGLGSIVTNTATVTFPQASAPGGSFRGIFKLKGAGLPQAGIPTGFILLIILAILMAILLNKARPGRYILSLGSNKEATRLSGVNVVKWETLAYVISGLFAGLAGVSYAAVYSTLMPGTGNGFELDAIAGVVIGGTSLAGGVGSISGTLIGVFIMSVLKTGLPFVGVQPHYQLLITGFVLIIAVFVDVLNRRKQGKN; encoded by the coding sequence ATGTCAAATAATGGGAATCAGGTAAAAAAGGAGCCGAATGGATTGTTCAAAGCCATCGGTACTCAGAAATTGGTGGCAGTCATTGCGCTGATTGTATTATTCATGTTCTTCTGGATTTTCGGGGACAATTTTGCAAAATACAGCACACTGGTCAGCATTTTTGATTCGTCCTATTATATTGGTTTTATGGCCATAGGTGTAACATTTGTAATTATCACCGGAGGAATCGACTTATCCATTGGTACGGTCTGTATCTGCTGTTCCTTGATTTCAGGAACGCTGTATACAAAACTGGGACTGCCTATGCCGCTGTGCGTTATCCTGGCCATATTGATGGGAGGCCTGTTCGGACTTGCCAATGGACTTATGGTATCTGTCATGAGGCTTCCGGCCTTTATTGCCACACTGGGAACTATGATGATTACCAGAGGCCTGGGTTCGATTGTGACAAATACGGCAACCGTGACCTTTCCGCAGGCTTCGGCGCCGGGCGGCTCATTCAGAGGTATTTTTAAATTAAAAGGGGCAGGGCTTCCGCAGGCAGGTATCCCCACGGGATTCATACTGCTGATTATACTTGCAATCCTGATGGCAATCCTTCTCAACAAGGCGCGTCCGGGACGCTATATACTGTCTCTTGGGAGTAATAAGGAGGCGACCCGGCTTTCCGGTGTAAATGTGGTAAAGTGGGAGACTTTGGCTTATGTCATAAGCGGTCTGTTTGCCGGGCTGGCAGGTGTGTCTTATGCAGCTGTATACTCCACACTCATGCCTGGAACCGGAAATGGATTTGAACTGGATGCAATCGCCGGAGTTGTAATCGGCGGAACATCCCTGGCAGGTGGCGTGGGTTCCATATCGGGGACTTTAATCGGTGTTTTTATTATGTCCGTTTTGAAGACAGGCCTTCCCTTTGTGGGAGTACAGCCACATTATCAGCTGCTGATTACCGGATTTGTGTTGATCATAGCCGTATTTGTAGATGTTTTGAATAGAAGGAAACAGGGGAAGAATTGA
- a CDS encoding ABC transporter substrate-binding protein: MKIRLLSTVICAAMVSTMVMGCSSGASAPATTAAAAAAPETEVKDTTAGDTETAKADAAVDYSDVTVEIVAKGFQHDFWKAVKMGSEQAAEDLGLKSTNFVGPASESAVAEQIEQLNNAVNKAPSAICLAALDTQAALDAISNAQAANIPIVGFDSGVPDAPAGAIVANAATDNYAAGGLAAEKLYEMIKDKVTDPAEEVRIGVVSQDATSQSIGERTGGFIDRMRTLVGEDKCMVVGHDKYNKAVDEAKVIIDVGIPATVDDAACVTVANTLLNKNDLIAIYASNEFTAKNLVTANESLQVLGKDKVIGVGFDSGAIQLDAIKSGVLAGSITQNPVQIGYQAVTLAAKAAKGEPVEDVDTGALWYDSTNMDSAEVAPCLYK; the protein is encoded by the coding sequence ATGAAGATAAGATTATTAAGTACAGTCATCTGCGCAGCAATGGTTTCCACAATGGTAATGGGCTGCTCCAGCGGAGCCAGCGCGCCTGCCACCACAGCCGCAGCAGCGGCCGCTCCGGAGACAGAGGTAAAAGACACAACAGCAGGGGATACGGAGACAGCCAAGGCAGATGCTGCTGTGGACTACAGCGATGTCACGGTTGAGATTGTGGCAAAAGGCTTCCAGCATGATTTTTGGAAAGCGGTAAAGATGGGATCAGAGCAGGCCGCAGAGGATTTGGGGCTTAAGTCCACCAATTTTGTAGGGCCAGCCAGTGAGAGTGCAGTCGCTGAGCAGATTGAGCAGTTAAATAATGCGGTCAACAAGGCTCCAAGCGCCATCTGCCTGGCGGCTTTGGATACACAGGCGGCCCTGGATGCAATTTCCAATGCTCAGGCAGCAAATATTCCGATTGTAGGGTTTGACTCTGGGGTTCCGGATGCCCCGGCAGGCGCCATTGTAGCTAATGCAGCTACGGATAACTATGCGGCAGGTGGCCTGGCCGCGGAGAAATTGTATGAAATGATTAAGGATAAGGTCACAGATCCGGCAGAAGAGGTCAGAATCGGCGTTGTCTCCCAAGATGCGACATCCCAGTCTATAGGAGAACGGACAGGCGGTTTCATAGACAGAATGCGTACCTTGGTTGGCGAAGATAAATGCATGGTAGTAGGCCATGATAAGTATAATAAGGCAGTTGACGAAGCAAAGGTGATTATCGATGTAGGCATTCCGGCAACTGTGGATGACGCGGCTTGTGTGACTGTGGCCAATACCCTGCTGAATAAAAATGATCTGATTGCCATTTATGCGTCCAACGAATTTACAGCCAAGAACCTGGTGACGGCCAATGAAAGTCTTCAGGTACTGGGTAAAGATAAGGTAATCGGCGTTGGATTCGACTCAGGCGCCATTCAGCTTGATGCTATCAAGAGTGGTGTCTTAGCAGGTTCCATTACGCAGAATCCGGTACAGATTGGATATCAGGCGGTTACCCTGGCAGCCAAGGCAGCCAAAGGAGAACCGGTAGAGGATGTTGATACTGGTGCACTGTGGTATGACAGCACCAATATGGATTCAGCGGAAGTGGCTCCGTGTCTCTATAAATAA
- a CDS encoding transposase — MRISNYLRIMRLRQIWAEGTFAILKQEHKLNKIHKRGLQKSLEECLLLATALNLKRLIKTV, encoded by the coding sequence ATGAGAATCAGCAATTATCTGAGAATCATGCGACTCAGACAGATATGGGCGGAAGGAACATTTGCTATTCTAAAACAAGAACACAAACTGAATAAGATACACAAAAGGGGTCTCCAAAAATCGCTGGAAGAATGCCTCCTATTGGCAACAGCATTAAACCTTAAAAGACTGATAAAAACGGTATAA